In Rhodopirellula sp. P2, the DNA window TCAAAGGTCACTGTCTGCAAAGAGGTCGTGTGGCTTTTAAATACCTTGCTCGTAACATCTTGCGAACCCCGCCCGTTGGCAACGGGAGGGGCCGGAAAACGAGTGTTCTGCGAGATTTCCAGGGGAGGGCAGTCCGCTTCTCACGCCAGTCCCCCTCCCTGAACTTCCGCCTGAACGGCGTCGCTCGACCTCCCAGAGAGAGTTCGAGAGGGAGTGTCCGGCACACGTTCCGAACGCTGGTTTCACGACGGAAGCTGATTCACCATCAGAATCAGCCGGTAGAACCCCAGGCAGAACCCGACCAGAACGCCGGCGATTGCGATGAACGGGGTCTCGAACCCCATCCACGGATCCAGCCAATAATACCCAATTGCCCCCAGAATGAGTGGGAAGGAGGCCAGTTCAAACCCTGCCGAGGCCAACCGCAGCATCGGCTGCGTGTTCGACGGGTCCTCTTTTCGCTGCTTTGGATCATTCATACACACCCCTCCTGTGAGCTGTTTGCTCGATTGTCGCGCTCGGCGAGATACAATGTCGCGAAGTTGATCGCACTCGCGATGCAATCGCTTGATCGCTCAAACGATTGCAAAGATTGGAGGATCAGAGGGTTTTTGTCATCCGAGGATCCGGCTTTTCGCTTCTCAATCCGGCTTTTCAACAATCGGACACTAGAACAATGAGCATCCCCTTGCCATAATAGTTGGGCAGCGGATTCCCCCGTTAAGGTGCGTTCACTAACCGATTTTGCCTCCTTCCACAGCGGTATGGGTGGGTGCACAACGGCATCCATCTGTTGCCTCAAATCAACCATTCACGCCTCGTTGCCCTTGAGTTGGGAAGATCGGCTAGGCGTTCATCTCGAGGAGCCCGCCTTGATTAGTACTGTTGATCTACCGTCACAAACCCGTCGTGAATTGGCTGAAATCGCCAAGAACTACGGGATCACAGGCTTGCACTCGATGCGGAAGGACGATTTGATCAGCGAGATCAAAAAGGCCCAGCAGCGTCTCCGCCGGAAGGCCTCCAGCGAGGCAAAGAAGAGCCGGGCGGGGGCCGGTGGTGGTTCTGCGAAAGCCAAAAGCACTGCCAAAACGAGTGAAACCAGAGTTTCTGCGACAGCCAAGAAACCTCGCTCCACCGCGGCCAGCAAGACATCCGCGAAATCACCGGCTCGCAAAGCGGCCACCAGCAAACCCAAAACAACCGTGCGATCACGTCCCGACGCCCCCATGACGGACCTGACCGAACCCAAAATTTCGGCCAAAACCGAACGCATTCGGGCTGAAATGCGTCGCCGCCGCGAATTGGTCCAAAAGCACAAAGACCTCTCAACCGGAACCCTGGTTGCCGGTTCCGCGGTCACCGATGGTGCCCAACGCCATCGTGCAGCTGCTCCTCACAAAGATCGCATCGTCCTGGTCGTTCGCGACGCTTTTTGGCTGCAGGCCAGTTGGGAAATCACCCAAACCAGCGTCCAACGCGCCCAATCAGCGATGGCCGAAAAATGGCACACCGCCGTTCCAACCCTGCGTTTATTGGCCGTTGGCGACGTGACCAGCAACAGCGCTGAAACAGTCGCTCGTGACATCACGGTGCACGGCGGCGTCAGCAATTGGTACGTCGACGTCCAAGACCCACCGTCGCGATTCCGCGTCGCCATCGGGTACTTGGCCAGCAACGGCGAATTCCACTGCCTGTGCCGCAGCAACGTGGTCGAAACCCCGGTCCCCGGCGATTGCCAACGCCTCGATGAACACTGGCAGGACATCGCCGAAGACTACGAGCGAATCTACGCTCTCAGCGGCGGTTACGAATCCCGCAGCAACGACCTGCGAGAAGTCTTCGAAGATCGTCTGCAACGAAAAATGCCCCATCGCAACGATTCCGGCTCGACCACCGGCGACCCCTCGCTGCTGCGTCAAACCAAACTGCGACTGGACGTCGAAGCCGAACTGATCGTGTTCGGGAAAGCCGACCCCACGGCATCGGTGATGGTGGGCGGGCATCCCGTCAAACTTCAAAACGATGGTGCTTTCACCGTCCGCATGGAATTCCCCGACAAACGTCAGGTGCTTCCCGTGACGGCTGAAACACGCGATGGTCTTCGCCAACGCACCACCGTGATCGCGATCGAGCGAAACACCAAGGTCATGGACACCGTCGAACTTCAAGAGAACAACTGAGCTATGACGTCTCTCTCCACCCTGTCGCGGCGTTTCGCCGCGACTTTTTTGTTGGCATCCGCCATCCTCGTTTCCGGGTTTGTCTCGGCCGACGAAGCCCCCGATGCCAAAGCGGACAACGGTTCGCTGAATGTCCTGATCATCACCAGCGGCTGCTGCCACGATTACGACTTCCAAGCCAAAGCCATCCAGCTGGCGGCCACCAAGGCCGGTGTCGAAGCCAAATGGACAGTCGTCAACGATGGCGGCAAAGGCACCCAAGCCGAAATCGACTTCTATGGCGATGAAAACTGGGCCAAACCATTCGACGTCGTCATTCACAATGAATGCTTCGCCGCCACGACCAACCCGGACTACATCCGTCAAATCACGAAAGCTCACCACGCCGGTGTGCCAGCCGTGGTCATTCACTGTGCCATGCACACCTACCGTGACGCGGAAATCGATGATTGGCGTGAGTTCCTGGGCGTGACCAGCCGCCGCCACGATCACCAAAGCCATTACCCGGTCGAAGTGGTCGCCAAAGATCACCCGGTCATGCGTGAGTACCCCGCCGCCCACGTGTCCGCGATGGACGAGCTGTACATCATCGAAAAGGTTTGGCCCAACACCACCGTTTTGGCAACTTCCAAGAGCGAGCGTGATGGCAAGTCCCATCCCGTCATTTGGACCAACCAATACGGCGACGCTCGCGTTTACGGAACCACCTACGGTCACTCCACCGAAACGTTCCAAGACGACGTGTTCCTGGCCAACCTCGTCCGCGGCATGCTCTGGGCCGCCGGTCGCGTCGAGTAGACCGCAACGCGAGCAATCGCAGTCCACTCCGTGCAAGACCAAGTTTTGGGGTAGCGGAACTCGCCAAGAGTTTCGGTCCGCTGTGATCGCCGAAAGCCTTGGCGACTTCCGCTACGGCCAGAGCCTGAATCTTTGATGCTGACGCACCACGAGCATTGGGTAAATGGATGCGAAGCAGTGGTTCATTGTGCACTGGGTACCGATGAGCCCACGCAACGATGCTAGACTGGCACCAAACATTGACACTCGTCCGGTTTGGTCTTTTCAGCTTGGTCTCCTTGATGGCACGCACTCTGATTCGAAACGCACAGGCAGTTTTGCCTGGCGACGGCATCCACAGTTCATCCGGCACCGTTGATCTTCGCCACGTGCTGATTGAAGACGGCAAAATCCTCGACGCGGATGCGTCTTCCACCGCCTCCTGCGATCTTCTGATCGAAGCAGACGATTTGTTCCTGCTGCCCGGCGTGATCGACGACCAAGTCCATTTTCGCGAACCAGGTCTGACGCACAAAGAAGACTTGGCGACCGCGTCCCACGCCTGTGCCGCCGGTGGTGTGACCACGTTCCTGGAAATGCCCAACACCAAGCCGCCTGCGGTCACCGTCGAAGGGGTCCAAGCGAAAGAAGCCTTGGCCGCCGAGAAGTCATTGGTCAACTATGGCTTCTACATCGGCGCGACACCGGACAACGTGGCCGAGCTGAACGCCGCCCAAAACGTTCCCGGCATCAAGATCTTCATCGGCAGCAGCACCGGCAACCTGTTGGTCGATGAACAAGCCGCCTTGGAACGCATCTTCGCCGAGACGACTCTGCCGATCTGCGCCCACTGCGAAGACGAAACGACCGTGCGAGCCAATGCAGAACGACTGGCCGGCACCACCGACATTCACGATCACTCCCGCATCCGTGATGAAGCCGCCGCGGTGATCTCGACCGCGCGAGCGACCGATTTGGCTCGTCGGCATCAACATCGTTTTCATGTCTTGCACGTGTCCACCGGCGCAGAACTCGTGTCACTCGTGGATCCATCGCCCTATCTGACCGCGGAGGTCTGCCCGCATCACTTGTTCTTCAACGTCGATGATTACGACCGCTTGGGTTCACGGATCCAAATGAACCCATCGATCAAAACCGCAGCGGACAACGCCAAGCTTTGGCAGGCTCTGCAAGACGATGTCATCCAAGTCATCGCGACCGACCACGCGCCTCACACACTGGAAGAGAAGGCTCAACCCTACCCACAGTCGCCATCGGGTTTGCCAGCGGTTGAGAACTCACTCGCGTTGATGCTCAATCAATGCAATGCCGGCAAGGTCACGTTGCCACAGATCGCGCATTGGATGAGCGATGCCCCCGCGCGGGTTTGGGGCATCACGGGCAAGGGCCGCATCGCCAACGGCTACGACGCTGACCTGGTCTTGGTCCGCATGAATTCCGAGCGCACGATTCGTGATGAAGACCAACACACGAAGAACCGCTGGAGCCCCTGGAACGGCGAAACCCTTCGCGGATGGCCCGTCACCACGATCGTGAACGGTTCCATCGTGTGGTCCATCGACGGCGGTTTTCGCGAAAAAATCCGAGGCCAAAAACCAACCTTCGATCACGCCCGCGGAGGTTTCTGGAACACGGCCGACGGCATCGGCCCGACCTAAGTCACTCGTCTCAAGGCCCCGCCTTGGAACACACTTCCCCAGAGGCTCTCGACCGAAGTCGCTCGTTCCAAGGCCCCGCCTTGGAACACACTGCCTCGGAGGCTCCCGCCTCCCGTCGCATTCGAAAACATGACTCATGTAGTCAATGTCCGGCACCGTCCACTCGCACTTGCTTCCCATACCGCAGGCGTCGCATTGATTTCGATCTCAGGGACGAACACGTCCATGGCGTCGGTGACATCGATCAGAAACGGAAACGGTTCGGCAACCACTCTTTCCTCGCTCACCCGTCGGGACACTCCCAAGCCATGTCGCACGTTCACGTTTTGCAACACCCTTTGGTTTCGCACCACCTTTGTCAGCTGCGAGACAAGCGGACGCGACCGTCTGAGTTCCGTTCGGCGGTATCGCGGTTGGCGATGTTGATCGGTGTTCGCGCGACCGATGATCTGCCAACACAACCCGTTACCATTCCCACGCCCGTCGCGGACGCGCCGTGTCACGAGCTGGCGACGGACATCGGAATCGTACCCGTGCTTCGAGCCGGATTGGGGATGGTCGATCCGTTGCTGGACTTGATCCCCGACGCCTCCGTGTGGCACCTGGGTTTGTATCGCAACGAGCAAACCGCCGAACCGGTCGGCTACTACGACAAACTGCCGAAGAAGGGTGCACCGAACGTTGCCTTGGTGCTCGATCCGATGCTGGCCACCGGCGGCTCGATCGACATGGTCGTTCGCCGTTTGATGCGGTGGGGCGTCGAAGACATTCGCGTGCTCAGCATCATCGCGTCGCAACCCGGACTCGACCGCGTCGCCAACGATTTCCCCCACGTCAAACTGTTTGTCGCTGCGGTGGACCCCAGCTTGAACGAACAAGCCTTCATCGTCCCCGGCCTCGGCGACGCCGGCGACCGCATCTTCGACACACCGCAAAACGACTGACAGTGTGTTACGTGAGTTTTCGAGCAGCGAAATCGCAATTCAATGCACCGTAACGGATTCGCTCCAGGCCCGATTCGCCACAGGCCCAACGGGCCGACCCTATTTTAGCCCAGGGCAACGCCCTGGGTTTTTGGGGCTGAGCAGATGCGGTCGCCCCAACGAAACGAGGCGGCGTCAGTCAGCCAGCGATGGATAGGGCCGCCCCGTTGGGACTATGGCGTGGTTTTGCCGCCGGTTTCCCAGGGCGTTGCCCTGGGCTGAAATAGCGGTGCCCCGTTGGGGCGGACGGAGACACAATGCAGCTTCGCTGCACATTCCCCAGGCCCAACGGGCCGAGCCCATTTTAGCCTAGGGCAACGCCCTGGGTTTTTGGGGCTGAGCAGATGCGGTCGCCCCAACGAAACGAGGCGGCGTCAGTCAGCCAGCGATGGATAGGGCCGCCCCGTTGGGACTATGGCGTGGTTTTGCCGCCGGTTTCCCAGGGCGTTGCCCTGGGCTGAAATAGCGGTGCCCCGTTGGGGCGGACGGAGACACAATGCAGCTTCGCTGCACATTCCCCAGGCCCAACGGGCCGAGCCCATTTTAGCCTAGGGCAACGCCCTGGGTTTTTGGGGCTGAGCAGATGCGGTCGCCCCAACGAAACGAGGCGGCGTCAGTCAGCCAGCGATGGATAGGGCCGCCCCGTTGGGACTATGGCGTGGTTTTGCCGCCGGTTTCCCAGGGCGTTGCCCTGGGCTGAAATAGCGGTGCCCCGTTGGGGCGGACGGAGACACAATGCAGCTTCGCTGCACATTCCCCAGGCCCAACGGGCCGAGCCCATTTTAGCCTAGGGCAACGCCCTGGGTTTTTGGGGCTGAGCAGATGCGGTCGCCCCAACGAAACGAGGCGGCGTCAGTCAGCCAGCGATGGATAGGGCCGCCCCGTTGGGACTATGGCGTGGTTTTGCCGCCGGTTTCCCAGGGCGTTGCCCTGGGCTGAAATAGCGGTGCCCCGTTGGGGCGGACGGAGACACAATGCAGCTTCGCTGCACATTCCCCAGGCCCAACGGGCCGAGCCTAATCTAGCCCAGGGCAACGCCCTGGGTTGGTGAAGCCAAACAATCCCCGTAGCCCCAACGGGGGCGGTCCTAGCCTGACATCAGTCCCAAACATAACGTTCGTCGATCTCGAGTTCATGCCGTTTGCAGAAGTCGCGAAATTCGTCTTGGAAAGAAATTTTGCGATGATGCTCTTCTTGGTTGCCAATGTATTGAACGACTTTCTGGACATTGGATTGGCTCACGGAAAAGGCTCCGTATCCAGTTTGCCAAGCGAACTCGGTCGCTCCTTCCGTTTGGCGTTTGATCCATTTGCTGGTTTCCGTTTTCATGTGTTGAACCACGTCCTTGATCGCGAAACTCCGGCTGAGCGTGAGTAACGCGTGAACGTGATCTTCCACTCCACCAATTTTGATTGCTGGTGATTGGACGTTGTCACGTAGAACCGTCGCCATGTACGCGTAAAGTTCCGATCGCAAGGTCGCATCCTTCAGCCAAGGAATTCGTCCCTTGGTGGAAAAGACGATGTGCAGATAAACGCGGGCCAAAGACTGCGGCATGGTTCAACCTTGCGAATGGCACAATATCCGAGAGAAACGACGTCCCCGTCACGGAGACGCCACAGGCCCAATGGGCCGACCCTATTCTAGCCCAGGGCAACGCCCTGGGTTTTCAGAACGGCGCGAATGTCGGTAGCCCCAAAGGGGCGGCGCTAATCAGATAGTGTTGCCCCGTTGGGGCGGAAGAGGCCCCATGACTCACTCGGATGTTGTCGCAGCGCCCAATGCTTCGGTCAGCAGACTGTGTTCGGTCCATTCGTTTGCGGGACGGATGCTGGTCAGGCGTCCTTGGTGAATCACGCCAATCGAATCGCAGACGCCGAGCAACTCGGGCAAGTAACTGCTGATCAACAAGATCGCTTTGCCCTCCGCCGCCAGCTCACCAATCGTTTGATAGATCGTGCGTTTGCTGCCGATGTCGATGCCGCGAGTGGGCTCATCGAGCAACAAGATCTCGCAGTCATGATGCAGCAAGCGAGCCAATGCGATCTTCTGTTGATTCCCGCCTGACAACTCGCCGATCGCCTGGTCTGGATCGCTCGCCCGGACCGCCAATTCTTTCATCCAGTGCTCGGTCGCCTTCTTCATTTCGGATCGGCGAAGGAACGGACCACGGCGGTAGGGCTCGGTTCGAGTCAGCGTCAGGTTCTCCGTCAGGCTGCGTTCCAGGAACAAACCTTCGTTCTTGCGATCCTCCGACACCAACCCCATCGCGTCTCGAATCCAACTTTGCTGTGGATCCCGCCGCACATTTTCGCGGCCCATCACGATGACTTTGCCGGACGCCAATCGATCGAGTCCAAACAGAGCACGAACGGTTTCGGTCCGTCCCGCACCAAT includes these proteins:
- a CDS encoding AtpZ/AtpI family protein, with the protein product MNDPKQRKEDPSNTQPMLRLASAGFELASFPLILGAIGYYWLDPWMGFETPFIAIAGVLVGFCLGFYRLILMVNQLPS
- a CDS encoding DUF4912 domain-containing protein; this encodes MISTVDLPSQTRRELAEIAKNYGITGLHSMRKDDLISEIKKAQQRLRRKASSEAKKSRAGAGGGSAKAKSTAKTSETRVSATAKKPRSTAASKTSAKSPARKAATSKPKTTVRSRPDAPMTDLTEPKISAKTERIRAEMRRRRELVQKHKDLSTGTLVAGSAVTDGAQRHRAAAPHKDRIVLVVRDAFWLQASWEITQTSVQRAQSAMAEKWHTAVPTLRLLAVGDVTSNSAETVARDITVHGGVSNWYVDVQDPPSRFRVAIGYLASNGEFHCLCRSNVVETPVPGDCQRLDEHWQDIAEDYERIYALSGGYESRSNDLREVFEDRLQRKMPHRNDSGSTTGDPSLLRQTKLRLDVEAELIVFGKADPTASVMVGGHPVKLQNDGAFTVRMEFPDKRQVLPVTAETRDGLRQRTTVIAIERNTKVMDTVELQENN
- a CDS encoding transposase yields the protein MPQSLARVYLHIVFSTKGRIPWLKDATLRSELYAYMATVLRDNVQSPAIKIGGVEDHVHALLTLSRSFAIKDVVQHMKTETSKWIKRQTEGATEFAWQTGYGAFSVSQSNVQKVVQYIGNQEEHHRKISFQDEFRDFCKRHELEIDERYVWD
- a CDS encoding dihydroorotase, producing the protein MARTLIRNAQAVLPGDGIHSSSGTVDLRHVLIEDGKILDADASSTASCDLLIEADDLFLLPGVIDDQVHFREPGLTHKEDLATASHACAAGGVTTFLEMPNTKPPAVTVEGVQAKEALAAEKSLVNYGFYIGATPDNVAELNAAQNVPGIKIFIGSSTGNLLVDEQAALERIFAETTLPICAHCEDETTVRANAERLAGTTDIHDHSRIRDEAAAVISTARATDLARRHQHRFHVLHVSTGAELVSLVDPSPYLTAEVCPHHLFFNVDDYDRLGSRIQMNPSIKTAADNAKLWQALQDDVIQVIATDHAPHTLEEKAQPYPQSPSGLPAVENSLALMLNQCNAGKVTLPQIAHWMSDAPARVWGITGKGRIANGYDADLVLVRMNSERTIRDEDQHTKNRWSPWNGETLRGWPVTTIVNGSIVWSIDGGFREKIRGQKPTFDHARGGFWNTADGIGPT
- a CDS encoding ThuA domain-containing protein, with amino-acid sequence MTSLSTLSRRFAATFLLASAILVSGFVSADEAPDAKADNGSLNVLIITSGCCHDYDFQAKAIQLAATKAGVEAKWTVVNDGGKGTQAEIDFYGDENWAKPFDVVIHNECFAATTNPDYIRQITKAHHAGVPAVVIHCAMHTYRDAEIDDWREFLGVTSRRHDHQSHYPVEVVAKDHPVMREYPAAHVSAMDELYIIEKVWPNTTVLATSKSERDGKSHPVIWTNQYGDARVYGTTYGHSTETFQDDVFLANLVRGMLWAAGRVE
- the upp gene encoding uracil phosphoribosyltransferase; translated protein: MSHVHVLQHPLVSHHLCQLRDKRTRPSEFRSAVSRLAMLIGVRATDDLPTQPVTIPTPVADAPCHELATDIGIVPVLRAGLGMVDPLLDLIPDASVWHLGLYRNEQTAEPVGYYDKLPKKGAPNVALVLDPMLATGGSIDMVVRRLMRWGVEDIRVLSIIASQPGLDRVANDFPHVKLFVAAVDPSLNEQAFIVPGLGDAGDRIFDTPQND